The Bordetella sp. FB-8 genome includes a window with the following:
- a CDS encoding TraK family protein — protein sequence MKSLSERIADSTLKNSAGRNDRNRAAFILVRGDVSKAVDDGYSLLSIWETLRDEGRISYTYQTFRRYARVLLPARPGRSQKWTSK from the coding sequence ATGAAAAGCCTATCCGAGCGGATCGCCGATAGCACATTGAAAAACAGCGCTGGTCGAAATGATAGAAATCGCGCGGCATTCATATTGGTTCGTGGCGATGTTTCAAAAGCTGTCGATGATGGTTATTCGCTGCTGTCGATTTGGGAAACGCTCCGTGACGAGGGGCGTATCTCGTACACATATCAGACGTTTCGCCGTTATGCCCGGGTCTTGCTTCCCGCTCGGCCTGGTAGGTCGCAAAAGTGGACAAGCAAATGA
- the traJ gene encoding conjugal transfer transcriptional regulator TraJ, whose translation MEKTDKATRKCSPPIKVYCLPEERNQIEVNAKATGLSLSTYLLNVGMGYRVRGILDHKRVEELARINGDLGRLGGLLKLWLTDDPRTARFGESTIRALLSKIEDTQDKMHEAMRAVVMPKTDQ comes from the coding sequence ATGGAAAAAACCGACAAAGCGACACGGAAATGCAGCCCACCAATCAAGGTGTATTGCCTTCCCGAAGAACGAAATCAGATCGAGGTGAACGCCAAGGCCACAGGCTTGAGCCTGTCCACCTACCTATTGAATGTGGGTATGGGCTACCGGGTGCGTGGAATTCTGGATCACAAGCGCGTGGAGGAACTGGCGCGTATCAATGGCGACCTTGGCCGCCTTGGTGGTCTGCTGAAACTCTGGCTGACCGACGACCCGCGAACCGCACGATTCGGCGAATCCACCATTCGCGCCCTGCTTTCCAAGATCGAGGATACGCAGGACAAGATGCACGAGGCCATGCGTGCCGTGGTCATGCCAAAGACTGACCAGTGA